The DNA segment CGAGCTTGAGCTCATGGCTGATGAGCCCGCCGATATTCATCTTGCCGGAGGAGACCAGCGAGATGGCATCACGGAAGGTCAGCGGGTTGATGAAGGAGCCCCGGATGGTGAGCTGCTTCTTGTAGATGTCGTAGGTGTTCATCTCGAAGTGGGCCTCCTGCGGACCGACTCCGAACATCAGCACCTGCGCACCCTTGCTGGCTGCGGCGACGGCCTGAGCCTGCGTGGTCGGCAGGCCGACCGCCTCGACGATGACATCGTAGGAGTCCGCCGGAATCTGCTCACGCGTGGTGTTGTAGGTTTCGCTCACACCGAACTGCTCCTTGTTGCGCTGCAGCTTTTCATCGAAGATGCCGGCAAGATCGACCTGATGCACACCATAGGCCTGCAGCAGCTGGGCGAAGATCTGCCCCATGAAGCCGTCGCCGATCACCAGCGCCTTCTGATACGGGCGCAGCTTGAGCAGGTCGAGACCATGCACTGCGCAAGACACCGGTTCGATGGCCGCAGCATCGCGTAGGGAGACATTGTCGGGCAGCTTGTAGACCACGGACGCAGGTGCAGTGAACTGTTCGGCAAGGCCACCGTTACGGGTGACACCAACGGCGCTCAGATGATCGCAAAGCTCCGGACGCTGGGTCAGGCAGAACTCGCACTGGCCGCAGTAGATATTCGGGTCGACGGCTACGCGATCGCCCACCTTGACGTTGGTCACCGCGGAACCGACCGCGGCCACAACGCCGGAGTTCTCATGACCAAGCACGATTGGCGGGACTGCGGATGCGGAACCCGGACGGCCTGCATACAGATCGTGATCCGTGCCGCATACGCCGGCATACGCCGTGTTGATCAGTACTTCATTCGGAAGAATCTCCGGGGTATCCAGATCCTGGATCTCGAATTCCTTCACACCAGTGAGCACCAGAGCCTTCATGATTGTTCCTTTCGTCAGCGAAAGCGTTTCTGCACCTTGCGGATATAACGGTTATTGTCCGGCAGTTCGTTCTGCCTGATGTCCTTCAGCATACATTCTTTTATCCTGTTTTGCAAATCTGTTTTCTTAAAGTATTTTTCATAAATGGTTTTGTCGGCGCGTCGCGCGAACCAATCACCTGGCGATGCAGTACCTAACGACCAACCCACTTACAATGAGAGGTATGCAAAACCCCACGCTTCACCGCTATGCCACAAGACCTGGCCTGTACTTCACCGATGACGGCGGCGCCGATGCCATCGTCCGTTCCGAAACCGCAGACCAGGTATGGTTCTGCGTCATCGAACCAGTAGACCAGCCCAGCGCCTTCTACAGCGAAGCCATACGACTGTTCCCCAACACTTCGATTCCGCTCGTCAAACAGATCAGCGAATTCAAGGTATGCACACGCATCATCGAATCGACCTACGTGCGTGAAACCCTATTCAAAATGGAAGGCCCGAACTACGGCCTGTGGTCCGTGCATATTCCCAAGGCATGGGACGGCATGCGGTACGGCTACCGTGTGGACGGCGCATGGGACCCCTCGCATGGCGTACGCTTCAACCCCTACAAGCTGCTGCTCGACCCCTACGGCAAGGGCATCGATGGCACCATGCAACTCGACCCGGCCGCTTTCGCCTACGAATGCAAACTTGAGGATGGCAAAATCGTTGGCGACCCGTTCGGCAAAATGAACACCATTGACTCGTTGGGCAAAATGCCGGTATCCGTGGCCATCGACGACCGCGCCACCACCAAGTTCGACAGCGAAAGCGTGCACCCGCATGTGCCGTGGAGCAAAACCGTCATCTACGAACTGCATGTCAAAGGCTTCACCGCCAACGCGCCATGGCTTCCCGAAGAACTGCGCGGTACCTACGCCGGCCTCGCACACCCCACCACACTGGCCTATCTGCAGGGCCTGGGCGTAACATCCATCGAACTGCTGCCCATTCAGGCCAGCCAGCCCGAAGTGTTCCTTCAGGAACGCGGCAAACGCAACTATTGGGGGTATTCCACACTCAGCTACTTCTCCCCCGAAGCCTCATACGCCACCAAAGCCGCACAGCAGGCGGGCGCGAACGCCGTACGCCAGGAGGTCATCGATATGGTGCAGGCGTTGCATGACGCCGGCTTCGAAGTATTGATGGACGTGGTGTACAACCACACCTGCGAAGGCGGCTCGGCCGGGCCAAGCATCTGCTGGCGCGGCCTCGACAATCTCTCGTATTACCGCAGGCAGAAAAACAACATCGCCTACCTGGAAGACACCACCGGATGCGGCAATACACTCGACTTCACCAACACGCATGTGACCACCTTCGCAGTCGACTCGCTGCGCTACTGGGCCAAGCGCATCGGCATCGACGGATTCCGGTTCGACCTTGCCCCAAGCATCGCACGACTGGACGGCGAATTCACCCGGTATCACCCCTTCCTGTATGCGCTGCGCTCCGACCTGCTGCTCGGCAATCTCAAAATCATCATGGAACCATGGGATCTGGGCAATCAGGGGTGGAGAACCGGCCAGTTCGGCATTCCCTTCGCGGAA comes from the Bifidobacterium angulatum DSM 20098 = JCM 7096 genome and includes:
- a CDS encoding zinc-dependent alcohol dehydrogenase family protein, producing the protein MKALVLTGVKEFEIQDLDTPEILPNEVLINTAYAGVCGTDHDLYAGRPGSASAVPPIVLGHENSGVVAAVGSAVTNVKVGDRVAVDPNIYCGQCEFCLTQRPELCDHLSAVGVTRNGGLAEQFTAPASVVYKLPDNVSLRDAAAIEPVSCAVHGLDLLKLRPYQKALVIGDGFMGQIFAQLLQAYGVHQVDLAGIFDEKLQRNKEQFGVSETYNTTREQIPADSYDVIVEAVGLPTTQAQAVAAASKGAQVLMFGVGPQEAHFEMNTYDIYKKQLTIRGSFINPLTFRDAISLVSSGKMNIGGLISHELKLEEVQDFLEGKITGVSKAVVKVGK
- the glgX gene encoding glycogen debranching protein GlgX, whose translation is MQNPTLHRYATRPGLYFTDDGGADAIVRSETADQVWFCVIEPVDQPSAFYSEAIRLFPNTSIPLVKQISEFKVCTRIIESTYVRETLFKMEGPNYGLWSVHIPKAWDGMRYGYRVDGAWDPSHGVRFNPYKLLLDPYGKGIDGTMQLDPAAFAYECKLEDGKIVGDPFGKMNTIDSLGKMPVSVAIDDRATTKFDSESVHPHVPWSKTVIYELHVKGFTANAPWLPEELRGTYAGLAHPTTLAYLQGLGVTSIELLPIQASQPEVFLQERGKRNYWGYSTLSYFSPEASYATKAAQQAGANAVRQEVIDMVQALHDAGFEVLMDVVYNHTCEGGSAGPSICWRGLDNLSYYRRQKNNIAYLEDTTGCGNTLDFTNTHVTTFAVDSLRYWAKRIGIDGFRFDLAPSIARLDGEFTRYHPFLYALRSDLLLGNLKIIMEPWDLGNQGWRTGQFGIPFAEWNDRFRDTARTFWLSEAEQTQGNTIGMQEMATRLCGSADLFATDPGRGATASVNFVACHDGFTLHDLTMYSHKHNEANGENNHDGSNMNRSNNFGVEGPSDDPVIMSKRERAAQNLLGMVLLSLGTPMILAGDEFGNTQNGNNNAYCQDNDITWLTWDWLYHSTKTPETHRLESVSKLISIRKSLDLYHHEDFFTRLSQIGLLKPSSRVQWFLPNGTTPKEQDWFDKSIRSFAMRLLSLNELDVILLINGERKDMQFHLPTDTEWQPLWCSAETTGARPAKGTNVEKVDLSNEDSTWTHFVPKDTRIGQVIQTVQSEQDDAEQQPAAKPYARTEDITDTVTLPGLTGKTRVYRLLAHSAVQQRILQAHRHSKPADNKQTDSSTSATNANIWTVPSMSITIMRQTDFA